CGTTGTTATCATAGTTCCACGTGTATGTATACGTGGATAAATTAATGCTAGCTGGACTTTTTAATGAACTTTAGAGAGATTGTGACTAATTTAACAATGAcgaaactaataaaaaatgCTATGGATTTAATTATTAACACTTTCCTTGGTACCTTAtatattccaaaatatttattattccATATATTCAAATAACAAACGAATTATCGCTGCAGGAATTTTAGTTACACACAATTacaaaaatgaatcaaatggGGTATACACGTAAATATAATAACATGAATTTTCAAGGTTCGAACTTTTCTCGTTGAAGACAAGTAGGTAATAACTCTTTTAATTAACGGCACTGCAGATTCTTCGGATTTGTCCATCTGAACCAGTGAGTGTCTGAATATCTCCCATTTTGATCATTGCAGCTGAGAAATCAGACGCAAATCGTGATGGATTTCTGCTGTACTCCGTCACTATACTATCTGTAGAAGCTCCGGTTCCGAACAAAACTTGATCGCTTTCTAAAAGTCCTTTCTTCTGCATCAAGTTTCTGTAATAGTTATTGTCGAACGAGTTTGGTGTCACTTGATCTAAAGGTGCTAGAGTCGTATCTCCACCGTTGACCGGACAACGACGCTTACGGGTACTGGAGAATCCCGCGTCAATGTCACTCGAGTTATCGTAAAGCCTACCTTTGAACGTGAGGCATTGAGCTTGCCCTAATGTGTGAGCTCCTGTAAATAGGGTTAACTTGTGTCACAAGAAAGGTTTTAAATGGCAAGAAATTAGTGACCAAAAGTGTGTTTTACGGGGTGACTGACCTGAGAGAGCGACGAGGTCTCTTGTGTTGAGTCCTTTTCGAAGGAAGAGTTCAGAGAGATCGTTGAGGCTAGCCCTGAAGTTGGGGAGATCCCTGTCTGCGATAGCCCTAAACGCGTTGGTGGAATCTCTTCGACCAACCTTCACATCATATCTTGGACCTCCGACCTATTGATGATaccaaaatttacatattCAAGAATTAATTAGAACTATGATTAATCAAATTTGCAACCGTAAACTTATAACATTTACATGACATTTTACGTCAGAGaagtaaatattatattacttGAAAAAGTTTAAAGTAGTagttgaatatataaatatgtacatGTTTGGATTAATAATcaagatatatgtatataaagaTGGATATAGAGACTAACATATTCAGAAGCATCTCTAGCAGCAACGGCAATAATATCAGCGCAAGAAACAACGCCGGGACAAACACTCTCTACAGCTGATTTGGCTTGATCGATAACTTCAAATCCTCTTGCCGATTGAAAATTTGCCAATgaatctctctcactctccaTGGTGGGAGTTGCCACGAGCATGACCGATGCATCACAACcctacaaattaaaaaaaaaaaaaaaaaaatatataaagtttagagCAGTCCATAAAACACATATATGTAtggacacacacacacatgttGAATCAAATGTTTTAAGTACATACATTAACGAAGCAGTCGTGGAAATGGAGACGGATGAGAGAAGCAGCCATTCTACGTTCACGGCTGATTGCGGTTCGGATTGAAGATCGGATGGTGGAGAGAGCGTTTTGACAAGTTTGGTCGTAGAAAGTAGGAGAAAGTTGTGCTTGACtgaaacaacacaaactcAACAACAATACAAGAATCTTGAAGATCGCCATTTAGCTTATTACAAGAgacttttgtttgtaaatttttttagtaatgAAAAGAATTTCGTAAGAGCTAATTGAGAAGTGATTTAATGAATTGAAGAAACTTGATGTGAGTTTTCGAAATGGGACGAAATAcgtcttatatatataggagcGAAATAAGTAACCAATCATGGTCACTTTTTTCTGCGATAGCGCGTAGACACCACCCGACGACCTTTTCCAATAGTTGCCTTTTCTCCTTTAATATGGCACCTAATATCTTTGTctacataataattattattggATAAGAGTTAACTATTTTTAGAAACGATTACATTCTCATATTGGATTTAGCAATctgaaattatataataagtttCTGCGATGATTATTGAACTctcataaaaatttattttgataaagaaCTAAATCTTTTATTGGATTGAACAATCTTAATTTGTACATTATAGATATTCGTTTTCAACAAAAGAGTGTTTGTTCGGGGTATTTGATTATTTCGCTTTCTATTTTCAACTCTTGCAATTACTTGACATTTGCATTAAcgaaaaaactgaaataataAAGTATCCGaatttggtttagattttgttgaaGCTGGCCTACGTTGACCAAACCAtaacttaataattaaaaccgTTACGCTTACGCggaattttgaaaattgacttttgacttttataaaatagtcAGAAAGAATCTTTCGTAAGGATAATGTGATGTAACATTGTCCATACCGTAACCACTAGCCACAAGTGCTTCTTAACTTGTTCGTTGCTTTCCTATTTAGGTAAGCTTCTTAGTTTGTTTCagtaaataattaaaaaaattaagttcCATTTACATTTACACCTTTGaatccttttattttttcaattccattccattttcttaaattctCATCAGGATCTTTCAGATGAAAACGATATAGaacaaatatctaaaatatcatTATGTTATGATTATATCTTGATT
This sequence is a window from Arabidopsis thaliana chromosome 1 sequence. Protein-coding genes within it:
- the PER4 gene encoding Peroxidase superfamily protein (Peroxidase superfamily protein; FUNCTIONS IN: peroxidase activity, heme binding; INVOLVED IN: response to oxidative stress, oxidation reduction; LOCATED IN: endomembrane system; EXPRESSED IN: leaf apex, sepal, root, stamen; EXPRESSED DURING: 4 anthesis; CONTAINS InterPro DOMAIN/s: Haem peroxidase (InterPro:IPR010255), Plant peroxidase (InterPro:IPR000823), Peroxidases heam-ligand binding site (InterPro:IPR019793), Haem peroxidase, plant/fungal/bacterial (InterPro:IPR002016), Peroxidase, active site (InterPro:IPR019794); BEST Arabidopsis thaliana protein match is: Peroxidase superfamily protein (TAIR:AT1G14550.1); Has 4581 Blast hits to 4555 proteins in 302 species: Archae - 0; Bacteria - 6; Metazoa - 19; Fungi - 179; Plants - 4302; Viruses - 0; Other Eukaryotes - 75 (source: NCBI BLink).); this encodes MAIFKILVLLLSLCCFSQAQLSPTFYDQTCQNALSTIRSSIRTAISRERRMAASLIRLHFHDCFVNGCDASVMLVATPTMESERDSLANFQSARGFEVIDQAKSAVESVCPGVVSCADIIAVAARDASEYVGGPRYDVKVGRRDSTNAFRAIADRDLPNFRASLNDLSELFLRKGLNTRDLVALSGAHTLGQAQCLTFKGRLYDNSSDIDAGFSSTRKRRCPVNGGDTTLAPLDQVTPNSFDNNYYRNLMQKKGLLESDQVLFGTGASTDSIVTEYSRNPSRFASDFSAAMIKMGDIQTLTGSDGQIRRICSAVN